The Clostridioides sp. ES-S-0010-02 genome window below encodes:
- a CDS encoding 4-hydroxybutyrate dehydrogenase: MEALRVVPKIFYFDTFKEFNEEFKIGKNDLVITNEFIYEPYMKPLGIDTNLIFQEKFGTGEPSDEMIDSMTKEMKKYNFNRIIAFGGGTIVDICKILALDVPEKSIDLFEGEVAPKKVKELVVVPTTCGTGSEVTNVAIAELKSKHTKKGLAVEETYADYAVLIPESVKGLPYKFFVTSSVDALIHAIESYLSPKASPFTEIYSLQAIKMIMDGYKKIVDKGEEERFNHLKDFVLASNYAGIAFGNAGCAAVHALSYSIGAAFHVAHGEANYQFFTEVFKMYSRKNPNGKITQCTKILADALECDSNCDVYGELEKFLNKLITKKALREYGMVESQIDEFTDSTIANQQRLLANNYVELSREEIREIFANLY; this comes from the coding sequence ATGGAAGCACTTAGAGTAGTTCCAAAAATATTTTATTTTGATACATTTAAAGAATTCAATGAAGAATTTAAAATAGGAAAAAATGATTTAGTAATTACAAATGAATTTATATATGAACCATATATGAAACCTCTTGGAATAGATACCAATTTAATTTTCCAAGAAAAATTTGGAACAGGTGAACCATCTGATGAAATGATAGATTCTATGACAAAAGAAATGAAGAAATACAATTTCAATAGAATTATCGCTTTTGGAGGAGGTACAATAGTTGATATATGCAAGATATTAGCACTTGATGTTCCAGAGAAGTCTATTGACTTATTTGAAGGAGAAGTAGCACCTAAAAAAGTAAAAGAATTGGTGGTAGTTCCTACAACATGTGGTACAGGAAGTGAAGTAACAAATGTAGCCATTGCAGAGTTAAAATCTAAGCATACTAAAAAGGGTCTTGCAGTAGAAGAAACTTATGCAGATTATGCAGTATTAATTCCAGAGTCAGTAAAAGGATTGCCTTATAAATTTTTTGTAACAAGTTCAGTGGACGCTCTTATACATGCTATTGAGTCTTATCTATCTCCAAAAGCAAGTCCATTTACAGAAATATATTCTTTACAGGCTATAAAAATGATTATGGATGGATATAAAAAGATTGTGGATAAAGGAGAAGAAGAGAGATTCAATCATCTTAAGGACTTTGTACTTGCATCAAACTATGCAGGAATTGCTTTTGGAAATGCTGGTTGTGCAGCAGTGCATGCTTTATCTTATTCGATAGGTGCAGCTTTCCATGTTGCACATGGGGAAGCAAATTATCAGTTCTTTACTGAAGTATTTAAGATGTACTCTAGAAAAAATCCTAATGGAAAGATTACGCAATGTACAAAAATTTTAGCAGATGCTCTTGAATGTGACTCTAATTGTGACGTTTATGGAGAATTAGAGAAATTCTTAAACAAATTAATAACTAAGAAAGCTCTAAGAGAGTATGGAATGGTAGAAAGTCAGATAGATGAATTTACTGATAGTACGATAGCCAATCAACAGAGATTACTTGCCAATAATTATGTAGAACTTAGTAGAGAAGAAATAAGAGAGATATTTGCAAATCTTTATTAA
- a CDS encoding 5-bromo-4-chloroindolyl phosphate hydrolysis family protein, whose translation MYKPENFSKKSVLINSFLSKFLKIVGWGLVGLFTLSALVLSTISIIIGWAVILPIQVCALFLIIGGVCIFKGKRLGDQISRYKKYCTIISNKNIIPVELIAESTSKSLKFIIKDVQKMIDKNYFINTYIDKRNNQIVLTNEDGVPPTYEDIVYEVEEDEVENSNEADMIIKKGMDYLRQIKEANENIKSESMCKKIIQVEDVTSKIFDVVKHDPSKLIQIQKFMDYYIPTTLKLLNSYHTLEEQGIDRENITTTMESIESTMSTIVVAFENQLDSLFEDEAIDISTDITVLENMLVQEGLTGGKF comes from the coding sequence ATGTATAAACCAGAGAATTTTTCTAAAAAATCTGTATTAATAAATTCGTTTTTAAGTAAGTTTTTGAAGATCGTTGGATGGGGTCTAGTAGGCTTATTTACACTATCAGCCTTAGTATTGTCAACTATTTCAATTATAATTGGATGGGCAGTTATACTTCCTATTCAAGTATGTGCTTTATTCTTAATAATAGGTGGAGTTTGTATTTTTAAAGGTAAAAGATTAGGAGACCAAATTTCTCGTTATAAAAAATACTGTACAATCATAAGTAATAAAAATATTATTCCAGTAGAACTTATTGCAGAAAGTACATCTAAATCACTAAAATTTATAATAAAAGATGTGCAAAAGATGATAGATAAAAATTACTTTATAAATACTTATATTGATAAAAGAAATAATCAAATTGTATTGACAAATGAAGATGGAGTTCCACCAACATATGAAGATATAGTATATGAAGTTGAAGAAGATGAAGTTGAGAATAGCAATGAAGCTGATATGATTATTAAAAAGGGAATGGACTATTTGAGACAAATAAAAGAGGCTAATGAAAATATTAAATCAGAATCAATGTGCAAGAAAATTATACAAGTAGAAGATGTTACAAGTAAAATATTTGATGTTGTAAAACATGACCCATCAAAACTTATTCAGATACAAAAATTTATGGATTATTATATTCCAACTACTTTAAAGCTTTTAAATTCATATCATACATTGGAAGAACAAGGAATAGACAGAGAAAATATAACAACAACTATGGAAAGCATTGAAAGTACAATGAGTACAATTGTAGTGGCTTTTGAAAACCAACTGGATTCTCTATTTGAGGATGAAGCTATTGACATATCTACAGATATTACTGTTTTAGAAAATATGTTAGTTCAAGAGGGATTAACAGGTGGAAAGTTTTAA
- a CDS encoding IMP dehydrogenase produces the protein MAFYFDTPSHTFSEYLLVPGFSSTDCIPANVSLKTPVTKFKKGEEADIHMNIPLTSAIMQSVSDDKMAIALAKEGGISFIYGSQSIESEAAMVARVKSHKAGFVVSDSNIKPDNTLKDILELKERTGHSTVAVTEDGTSTGKLLGIVASRDYRISRMDLDTKVSEFMTPMSSIVYANKDVTLKEANNIIWDHKLNSLPVLDDNGNLVYMVFRKDYSSHKENPLELLDSSKRYVVGAGINTRDFAERVPALVEAGADVLCIDSSEGFSEWQKITLDFIREKYGDTVKVGAGNVVDREGFLYLAEAGADFVKVGIGGGSICITREQKGIGRGQATSIIEVAQARDEYFEKTGIYIPICSDGGIVYDHHITLALAMGADFIMLGRYFSRFDESPTNKVNINGSYMKEYWGEGSARARNWQRYDLGGDKKLSFEEGVDSYVPYAGSLKDNVTLSLSKVRSTMCNCGALSIPELQKNAKLTLVSSTSIVEGGAHDVMLKDNRNL, from the coding sequence ATGGCGTTTTATTTTGATACACCATCACATACTTTCAGTGAATACCTACTTGTACCAGGTTTCTCTTCTACTGACTGTATACCTGCTAATGTAAGTTTAAAAACACCTGTTACTAAATTTAAAAAGGGCGAGGAAGCAGATATTCATATGAATATACCTTTAACTTCTGCTATTATGCAATCTGTTTCTGATGACAAGATGGCTATTGCACTTGCTAAAGAAGGTGGCATCTCATTTATATATGGTTCTCAATCTATTGAAAGTGAAGCTGCTATGGTAGCACGTGTTAAATCTCATAAAGCTGGATTTGTTGTGAGTGATTCAAATATTAAACCTGACAATACATTAAAAGACATACTTGAACTAAAAGAGAGAACTGGTCATTCTACGGTTGCAGTTACTGAAGATGGTACTTCAACTGGTAAATTATTAGGTATTGTTGCAAGTCGTGATTATCGTATAAGTCGTATGGACTTAGACACTAAAGTTAGTGAGTTTATGACTCCTATGTCGTCCATAGTTTATGCTAACAAAGATGTTACTTTAAAAGAAGCAAACAATATTATATGGGACCATAAGCTTAATTCTCTTCCTGTACTTGATGACAATGGTAATCTTGTATATATGGTATTCCGTAAAGATTACTCTTCTCATAAAGAAAATCCACTTGAACTTTTAGATTCTTCTAAAAGATATGTAGTTGGAGCTGGTATCAATACTAGAGACTTTGCTGAGCGTGTTCCTGCTTTAGTTGAAGCTGGTGCTGATGTTTTATGTATAGACTCTTCAGAAGGTTTTTCTGAGTGGCAAAAAATAACTCTTGATTTTATTCGTGAAAAATACGGTGATACAGTTAAGGTTGGAGCTGGGAATGTAGTTGACCGTGAAGGATTCCTTTACCTTGCTGAAGCTGGTGCTGACTTCGTTAAAGTTGGTATTGGTGGTGGTTCTATATGTATCACTCGTGAACAAAAAGGTATAGGACGTGGACAAGCTACTTCTATAATTGAAGTTGCTCAAGCTAGAGATGAATACTTTGAAAAAACAGGTATTTACATTCCAATTTGTTCTGATGGTGGTATTGTTTATGACCATCATATAACTTTAGCCTTAGCTATGGGTGCTGATTTTATAATGCTTGGTAGATATTTCTCTCGTTTTGATGAGAGTCCAACTAATAAGGTTAATATAAATGGTAGTTACATGAAAGAGTATTGGGGAGAAGGTTCTGCACGTGCTAGAAACTGGCAAAGATATGACCTTGGTGGAGATAAGAAACTTTCTTTTGAAGAAGGTGTTGACTCTTATGTTCCTTATGCTGGTTCTTTAAAAGACAATGTGACACTTTCTCTAAGTAAGGTTCGTTCTACTATGTGCAACTGTGGTGCTCTTAGTATTCCTGAACTTCAAAAAAATGCTAAGCTAACACTTGTATCTTCTACTAGTATCGTTGAAGGTGGAGCTCATGATGTTATGCTAAAAGATAACAGAAACTTATAA
- a CDS encoding toxic anion resistance protein — translation MNNLDDIPVMPTLTLDPFGEETKTNDINNSDLLMKKNEKDPEEEKLSEAERKMVKEFAEKIDITNTNMILQYGAGAQKKVAGFSETALKSVKTRDLGEVGDMLTNLVTDLKSFSADEKEQGGFLGIFKKANNKISNLKTKYDSAEVNVDKVSKELQKHQVKILKDIAMLDKMYELNLAYSKELTMYIIAGKQKLKDMKELEMPKLRERASLSGSTEDAQSVNDMVSLCDRFEKKIHDLELTRMVSLQMAPQIRLVQNSNNLMAEKIQSTIVNTIPLWKNQIVLALGISHLNQAMKAQREVSNMTNELLLKNAETLKMGTIETAKESERGIVDIDTIKKTNQSLISTIDEVVKIQNDGRIKRQEAEVELSKIENELKSKLLEFTVK, via the coding sequence ATGAATAATTTAGATGATATACCAGTTATGCCAACACTAACACTTGACCCATTTGGTGAAGAAACAAAAACAAATGATATAAATAATTCTGACCTATTAATGAAAAAGAATGAAAAAGACCCAGAAGAAGAAAAACTATCAGAAGCTGAGCGTAAAATGGTAAAAGAGTTTGCAGAAAAAATAGATATTACAAATACAAATATGATTTTGCAATATGGAGCTGGGGCTCAAAAAAAGGTAGCAGGATTTTCGGAAACCGCTTTAAAGAGTGTTAAAACTAGAGATTTAGGCGAAGTTGGTGATATGCTTACAAATCTAGTTACTGATTTAAAATCATTCTCAGCTGACGAAAAAGAACAAGGTGGTTTTTTAGGAATTTTTAAAAAGGCAAATAATAAAATTTCAAATTTAAAAACTAAGTATGATAGCGCAGAAGTAAATGTAGACAAAGTAAGTAAAGAACTTCAAAAGCATCAAGTTAAAATATTGAAAGATATAGCAATGCTTGATAAAATGTATGAATTAAACTTAGCTTATTCAAAAGAGCTTACAATGTATATTATAGCAGGGAAACAAAAGCTAAAAGATATGAAAGAACTTGAGATGCCAAAATTAAGAGAAAGAGCAAGTTTGTCTGGTTCAACAGAAGATGCTCAATCTGTAAACGATATGGTTTCACTTTGTGACAGATTTGAAAAGAAGATTCATGACTTAGAATTAACTAGAATGGTATCACTTCAAATGGCTCCACAGATAAGATTGGTTCAAAATAGCAATAATCTAATGGCAGAAAAAATTCAATCTACTATAGTAAATACTATTCCATTGTGGAAAAATCAAATAGTACTTGCTCTTGGAATATCTCATTTGAATCAAGCTATGAAAGCACAGCGTGAAGTTAGTAATATGACAAATGAACTTCTACTAAAGAATGCAGAGACATTGAAAATGGGAACAATAGAAACAGCCAAAGAATCAGAAAGAGGAATTGTAGATATAGATACAATTAAGAAAACTAATCAATCTTTAATATCAACTATTGATGAAGTAGTTAAGATACAGAATGATGGTAGAATAAAGAGACAGGAAGCAGAAGTTGAATTATCAAAAATAGAAAATGAACTTAAAAGTAAGCTTCTTGAATTTACAGTTAAATAA
- a CDS encoding PTS mannitol transporter subunit IICB — translation MSSSNQSTIKTSIQRVGKFLSGMVMPNIGAFIAWGLITALFIPTGWMPNEKLSTIGDPMIKYLLPLLIAYTGGKAIAGQRGGVIGAAAAMGVIVGADIPMFIGAMIMGPFAGWVIKKFDKLVDGKIPTGFEMLVNNFSIGIIGMLLAILGFYAIGPAIVAGTALIESGVQFIVSKSLLPLVSVFIEPGKVLFLNNAINHGILGPIGIAEAKEAGKSIMFLLESNPGPGLGVLLAYWMFSRGSVKQSAPGAVIIHFLGGIHEIYFPYILMNPVLILATMAGGAAGILTFSILGAGLVAAPSPGSIFALMALAPKGGLLPVLAGVAVATVVSFLVAAPFVKRASANQSEEDGTLEEAKAKMSDMKSASKSSEQKVKEKQLELNEIKKIVFACDAGMGSSAMGASRFKNRIKNLNLDIEITNSSVDNLPDDTQIVVTHNTLVERVAKNNSNVEIVSINNFLNDPNLDILFKRLESK, via the coding sequence ATGAGCAGTTCTAATCAATCGACAATAAAGACATCTATACAGCGAGTAGGAAAGTTTTTAAGTGGGATGGTAATGCCAAATATAGGAGCTTTTATAGCATGGGGTCTTATAACAGCATTATTTATACCAACAGGGTGGATGCCAAATGAAAAATTAAGTACTATAGGCGATCCGATGATAAAATATCTTTTACCACTATTGATAGCATATACTGGTGGTAAAGCTATAGCAGGGCAAAGAGGCGGAGTAATAGGTGCAGCAGCAGCGATGGGAGTAATCGTTGGAGCTGATATACCAATGTTTATTGGAGCAATGATAATGGGACCATTTGCAGGATGGGTAATCAAGAAGTTTGATAAACTTGTAGATGGTAAAATACCAACAGGATTTGAGATGTTAGTAAATAACTTTTCAATAGGTATAATAGGTATGCTTCTTGCAATATTAGGTTTTTATGCAATTGGACCAGCTATAGTAGCAGGTACAGCTCTTATAGAATCAGGAGTGCAATTTATAGTTAGCAAAAGTTTATTACCTTTAGTTTCAGTATTTATAGAGCCTGGAAAGGTACTGTTCTTAAACAATGCAATAAATCATGGTATATTAGGTCCTATAGGTATAGCTGAAGCAAAAGAAGCAGGTAAATCTATAATGTTCTTATTAGAAAGTAACCCTGGACCAGGTTTAGGTGTTCTATTAGCATATTGGATGTTTAGTAGAGGAAGTGTAAAACAATCAGCACCAGGAGCAGTAATAATACATTTCCTTGGTGGTATCCATGAAATTTACTTCCCATATATATTAATGAATCCAGTTTTAATATTAGCTACAATGGCAGGTGGAGCAGCAGGAATATTAACTTTTTCAATATTAGGAGCTGGACTTGTAGCAGCACCATCACCAGGAAGTATATTTGCACTTATGGCACTAGCACCAAAAGGAGGATTACTTCCAGTATTAGCAGGGGTTGCAGTTGCGACAGTTGTATCATTCTTAGTGGCAGCACCATTTGTTAAGAGAGCTTCAGCAAACCAAAGTGAAGAAGATGGTACTTTAGAAGAAGCTAAAGCAAAGATGAGTGATATGAAATCTGCAAGCAAAAGTTCAGAACAAAAAGTTAAAGAAAAGCAACTTGAATTAAATGAAATTAAGAAGATTGTATTTGCATGTGATGCAGGAATGGGTTCTAGTGCAATGGGAGCTTCTAGATTTAAAAATAGAATAAAAAACTTGAATTTAGATATAGAAATTACAAATTCATCTGTTGATAATCTTCCAGATGATACACAAATAGTAGTAACTCACAACACATTAGTTGAAAGAGTTGCCAAAAACAATTCAAATGTTGAGATAGTATCAATAAATAACTTTTTAAATGACCCCAATTTAGATATACTGTTTAAAAGATTAGAATCTAAATAA
- a CDS encoding acetyl-CoA hydrolase/transferase family protein translates to MNWRELYQSKLCTAIEAVKHIKDGDTVVFAHCVGEPPALVEAMIENAKQYKNVEIKHMVSLGSGGYTGEGMETHFRVNPMFVSGNVRKAIENGDGDFTPAFFHEVPKLIREKRLKCDVVLAQVTPPDEHGYCSLGTSVDYTYEAIKTAKTVIVQVNDQFPRTYGEVVHVSEFDYIVEKSQPLYELQPAKIGEVEEAIGKNCASLIEDGSTLQLGIGGIPDAVMLFLTDKKDLGIHSEMISDGTLALYEKGVINGKYKNFDKEKMTVTFLMGTKKLYDFANNNPVVEVKPVDYVNHPAVIMKQHKMVSINSAIQVDLMGQVVAEAMGLRQFSGVGGQVDFIRGVSMGEDGKAIIAMPSITTKKDGTVISKIVSIVDEGAPITTSRNDIDYVVTEYGIAELKGKSLRERARNLINIAHPSVRENLALEFEKRFKEKY, encoded by the coding sequence TTGAATTGGCGAGAATTGTATCAAAGTAAGTTATGTACTGCTATAGAGGCTGTAAAGCATATTAAAGATGGGGATACAGTAGTATTTGCACATTGTGTAGGTGAGCCTCCTGCACTAGTAGAGGCAATGATTGAAAATGCAAAACAGTATAAAAATGTTGAGATTAAGCATATGGTAAGTCTAGGCAGTGGTGGATATACTGGTGAGGGAATGGAAACTCACTTTAGAGTAAATCCAATGTTTGTAAGTGGAAATGTAAGAAAGGCAATTGAAAATGGAGATGGAGATTTTACTCCTGCATTCTTTCATGAAGTACCAAAATTAATTAGAGAGAAAAGATTAAAATGTGATGTTGTTTTAGCTCAGGTAACTCCACCAGATGAACATGGGTATTGTAGCCTAGGAACATCAGTTGATTATACTTATGAGGCTATTAAAACTGCTAAAACAGTAATTGTTCAAGTAAATGACCAATTTCCTAGAACTTATGGTGAAGTAGTTCATGTATCAGAGTTTGATTATATAGTTGAAAAGTCACAACCTTTATATGAACTGCAACCTGCTAAGATTGGAGAAGTAGAAGAAGCAATAGGTAAAAACTGTGCTTCTCTAATTGAAGATGGTTCTACTTTACAACTTGGAATTGGTGGAATTCCAGATGCAGTTATGTTATTTTTAACAGATAAAAAAGATTTAGGAATTCATTCAGAAATGATTTCAGATGGAACCCTAGCTCTCTATGAAAAAGGTGTTATAAATGGTAAATATAAAAATTTTGATAAAGAAAAAATGACAGTTACATTTTTAATGGGAACTAAAAAATTATATGATTTTGCTAATAATAACCCAGTAGTTGAAGTGAAACCTGTAGACTATGTAAATCATCCAGCAGTTATAATGAAACAACATAAAATGGTGTCTATAAATTCTGCTATACAAGTTGATTTGATGGGACAGGTAGTTGCAGAGGCAATGGGTCTTAGACAATTTAGTGGAGTTGGAGGTCAAGTTGACTTCATACGTGGAGTATCTATGGGAGAAGATGGAAAGGCAATTATAGCAATGCCTTCAATAACTACAAAAAAAGATGGGACAGTAATTTCAAAAATTGTCTCTATTGTGGATGAAGGTGCTCCTATAACAACATCTAGAAATGATATTGACTATGTTGTAACTGAGTATGGTATAGCAGAACTAAAAGGGAAATCTCTTAGAGAAAGGGCAAGAAATTTAATCAATATTGCTCATCCAAGTGTAAGAGAAAATCTAGCATTAGAGTTTGAAAAACGATTTAAGGAGAAATATTAA
- a CDS encoding transcription antiterminator has translation MKKKKITSRQKKIILMIVENSKKNIPITVSEIAGELELSSRTVLRDMSGIEKWFDENDFNFVKKPGVGLILEENTENQNFIIELLEEEKIEKEYNKEERNLIILSKLLVSNEPVKSYYFAKILKVSEGVLNNDFALASEWLERFDIELIRKPGLGVYLKGQEKNFREAYVNLIYDSFNEKEILDMVRNISENIQTDKAIEILSENRLLNLMDKCIIRKVESTLTKKLSELDVNLADSAYIGLVVHISLALQRIKNGENITMEKDFLKELSLTEEFKLAQEIVKGMAVDFSMDIPLDEVGYITMHIRGAKQRSSSSHKELNLDDIEVMDITNKMIDLAEDEFKISLKNDERLFKDLANHLGPSINRLNMGLEIRNPLLDEIKTKYSYAYNGVEKVSKVIKDKLNINSIPESEIGYIAMHFASAIEKNLMMHANINIVVACPTGIGTSRFLSTKIENKFPNLNILETISAINIDEEYLKEKEVDLIVSTVELNTNLDYICVGPFMSSDDELIIKEKIKSIAQNKLMDLKVKDDTKNKNKVYEQITESMNIGRDILQFLDEIQFKKFKSKNLDELIMDSSKIFVKSSEDVISIKESLEERLKISIPYIEESRILLLHCMSERIDIMKLAIIRLENNIKLNSKEEIENVVFMLLPKDSPNYQRQIMSEVSGSLIDNFVFTNKINKFSIQEMTLEIKDIVFNFYTNKLKTLIDK, from the coding sequence TTGAAAAAAAAGAAGATTACATCTAGACAAAAAAAGATAATACTCATGATAGTAGAAAATTCTAAAAAAAATATTCCAATAACTGTTTCTGAAATTGCAGGAGAGTTAGAGTTAAGTTCAAGAACTGTACTTAGAGATATGTCAGGAATTGAAAAATGGTTTGATGAAAATGATTTTAATTTTGTAAAAAAACCAGGTGTAGGTTTGATTTTAGAAGAGAATACAGAAAATCAAAATTTTATAATTGAGTTGTTAGAAGAGGAAAAAATAGAAAAAGAATATAACAAAGAAGAAAGAAACTTAATTATATTATCAAAGCTACTAGTTTCTAATGAGCCAGTAAAATCTTACTACTTTGCAAAAATATTAAAGGTATCTGAAGGAGTACTAAATAATGATTTTGCACTAGCAAGTGAATGGTTAGAAAGATTTGATATTGAGCTTATTAGAAAACCAGGGCTTGGTGTGTATCTCAAAGGTCAGGAAAAAAACTTTAGAGAAGCATATGTAAACCTTATATATGACTCATTTAATGAAAAAGAAATATTGGATATGGTCAGAAATATAAGTGAGAATATACAAACTGATAAAGCAATAGAGATTTTAAGTGAAAATAGACTTTTAAATTTAATGGACAAGTGCATAATAAGAAAAGTTGAAAGTACATTAACAAAGAAGCTTTCAGAGTTAGATGTAAATTTAGCTGATAGTGCATATATAGGGCTTGTAGTTCATATTTCATTAGCTTTACAGAGGATAAAAAATGGTGAAAATATAACTATGGAGAAAGATTTTCTAAAGGAATTATCTTTAACCGAAGAGTTTAAATTAGCTCAGGAAATCGTAAAAGGTATGGCAGTTGATTTTAGTATGGATATACCATTAGATGAAGTTGGATATATAACTATGCACATTAGAGGTGCAAAGCAAAGGTCATCTTCAAGTCATAAAGAGTTAAACTTAGATGACATAGAAGTAATGGACATTACAAATAAAATGATAGATTTGGCAGAAGATGAATTTAAGATAAGTCTTAAAAATGATGAAAGATTATTTAAAGACCTAGCAAACCATCTGGGACCTTCCATAAACAGATTGAATATGGGACTAGAAATAAGAAATCCCCTTTTAGATGAAATAAAAACTAAGTATTCATATGCTTATAATGGAGTCGAAAAGGTTTCTAAAGTCATAAAAGATAAGCTAAATATAAATTCAATACCTGAATCTGAAATAGGATATATTGCAATGCATTTTGCATCAGCCATAGAAAAAAATCTAATGATGCATGCTAATATAAATATTGTTGTAGCATGTCCTACTGGAATAGGAACTTCAAGGTTTTTATCGACTAAAATTGAAAATAAATTTCCAAATCTAAATATACTTGAAACTATTTCAGCTATAAACATAGATGAGGAATATTTAAAAGAAAAAGAAGTCGATTTAATTGTATCTACAGTAGAATTAAATACAAACTTAGATTATATATGTGTAGGTCCATTTATGAGTTCAGATGATGAGCTGATAATCAAAGAAAAAATAAAGTCTATAGCTCAAAACAAATTAATGGATTTAAAAGTAAAAGATGATACTAAAAATAAAAATAAAGTATATGAACAGATAACAGAAAGTATGAACATAGGAAGAGATATTCTTCAGTTTTTAGATGAAATTCAATTTAAAAAATTTAAAAGTAAAAACTTAGATGAACTTATTATGGATTCATCAAAAATATTTGTAAAATCTAGTGAAGATGTAATATCTATAAAAGAATCATTAGAAGAAAGATTAAAAATATCAATTCCATATATAGAAGAATCAAGGATTTTATTATTACACTGTATGAGTGAAAGAATAGATATTATGAAGTTAGCAATAATAAGATTAGAAAATAACATAAAGCTAAATTCTAAGGAAGAAATTGAGAATGTGGTTTTTATGTTACTTCCTAAAGATTCACCAAATTATCAAAGACAAATAATGAGTGAAGTAAGTGGCTCATTAATAGATAATTTTGTTTTTACTAATAAAATAAACAAATTTTCTATACAAGAGATGACATTAGAAATAAAAGATATAGTTTTTAATTTTTATACAAATAAATTAAAAACATTAATAGATAAATAA
- a CDS encoding PTS sugar transporter subunit IIA, whose product MSKVLNENNIFLGLDSVSKEEAITLAGRKLFENGYVKEEYIPAMLEREKVMTTYMGMGVAIPHGVNEAKKEILSSGIVILQFPNGIDFDGEKAYLLIGIAGVGDEHLEILSNIAIVLDDDLTERLKNSNDKQAFMEAFAN is encoded by the coding sequence ATGAGTAAAGTATTAAATGAGAATAATATATTTTTAGGATTAGATAGTGTTTCAAAGGAAGAAGCTATAACTTTAGCAGGAAGAAAACTATTTGAAAATGGATATGTAAAAGAAGAATATATACCAGCAATGTTGGAAAGAGAAAAGGTAATGACTACATACATGGGCATGGGTGTTGCTATTCCACATGGTGTAAATGAAGCGAAAAAAGAAATATTATCTTCTGGAATAGTTATACTACAATTCCCTAATGGTATAGATTTTGATGGAGAAAAGGCATATTTATTAATAGGAATAGCTGGTGTTGGAGATGAGCATTTAGAGATACTATCTAATATAGCAATAGTTTTAGATGATGATTTAACAGAGAGACTAAAAAATTCAAATGACAAACAAGCTTTTATGGAAGCTTTTGCCAACTAA